The nucleotide window atgttttagcaaaaaaaaaaattattttttttggaaGTTAACTTTAGGTTACAACTCTCTCGAGGATGTGATAAAATATAATCCAAAACAACtcatctattttagaaaattttgaGCAAATGATATACATAGCTTGTTTTTATCCAAATAGATGGGCATGAGTTTTATAAATGAACGAGGATGAGGAGATTTGATGAGTTAGGTTGTTAGGCCatagtaattttttatttaagaaacatatatatatatttactactAAAAACAAGTGTTCTTGGACGAATTCAAGATCCTATCAGATTGAATGCACTCCTCATTTCTACTATCTTCTCTCCTTTCTCCTTTAAATTCTACACGCAGCCAACAACCCTTACACCAAATGTACATAGAAAAGGTGTCAGATCCAAAATGCTAAACCTGCATGCATCACAAATTCACAAAGATCAGATCCTTTTGACTGAGGAGCTAATACTCTTCTGGGTCAGCTTTCGGAAGCATTCTGGTCAATGACTGTAGTATCTACACAAGTATGCAAACATGAGAAAGCTAATGGAGCTCAACAATGCCAAGATCCAGTAGTACTTGTCCAGCCTTGCCTCCCTCGCATCATCAGAGAACCAGCCATGGCTCTTCCCCCTTGTGTTGCTCGTCAGCTCCAGGACTGTTATTAGCAGAGCACTGAGGAAGCTGCCCACGCCGAAGACGCTGAGGTACAGACCTATTCCGATGGTTCGCATGGTGGTAGGCACCTGCATGTAGAAGAACTCCTGCATGCCGACCACCGTAAACACATCGGAGATCCCCAGGAGAACGTACTGAGGTAGCAGCCAGAAGATGGTCAGGCGCTGTGAGTCCACTCGCAGTGATTCGTGTGTTCTTCTCTTGGATTCGACCACTGCCGCCACGACCATGGCGACGATGGAGACGcacatcccgatcccgatcctttGGAGCACGTCGATCCCCTTCTCCCGCCGAGTAAGGAGGCGCAGGAAGGGGATGATGAGCTTGTCGTACAGCGGCATGATCAGTATGATGGAGATGGTAATGGCGCTCTGGAGCATGGCGGGAGGGATCACGAAGCTGCTCCCGATGCTGCGTCTCATCATCATGCCCTGCTTGGTGAAGAAGGTCACCGGCTGTTGGAAGATGACTGCGAACATAAGCAGCATCGTCCATATGGGGAGGAGCCTCAGTATGGTCTTGGCCACGCCGGGTGCTTCGCCAGCCATGTCGTCGCAGCGATCCGAGTCTTCTCTGAGAGGCTTCTCCTGCAACCTGCAGTCGGAGACAAGCAAACGAGTCATTCGTTGAAAGGCCGCCGACGCAGCAGTCATGGCGCAGTTGACTCTTGCAGCTTACTCGAGCTCCACAGCATCGTCTCCGGGAGGCAGGCTGAGGGTTTTGGATTTGGCGCCTCTCATCACGGCGAGCTTCACGGCTTGGATGATGCTTTGGATGGGACTGTTGGGGATTTTGAGCTGCTTGTTGACGTAGAAGCGAGAGCCGCAGAGGAAGCAAGCCACGGAGATGGCCATGGCGGCGGTGGGGATGGCGAAGCCCAGTCCCCAGCCGACGGTGTCCTGGATGTAGGACATGACGGAGTTCCCCAGCAGGCTGCCGCTGCAGATGCCGAAGTACCACCACTGGAAGAACAAGCTCTTCTTGTCGCTCTTCCCTTCCTCCTCGCCGCATGGCAGATGGTCGTCTTCTACCTCCAGCTGATCTGCTCCGAATGCCTGCAACGACGGGTTGTATCCTCCTTGTCCTATGGAGATCAAGTAGAGGGGAAGGAACAAGGAAGAGGTCGGCATCCATGCACATAGCAACGCCCATGAGGTCAATCCCACTAGTCCCTACGACGTAGGAGGAGATCAgcatcatcaagaacaaaaatcCACAAgcacgatgatgatgatggactTACGATGACGTAGAGCAAGGAAGAGGCCATGATGGTGGAGTAGCGATCCCAGTAGGAATCAGCGAGGATGGCGCTCACGAGAGGGAGCATCGAAGTGACTCCAATCCAAGTGCTGACGCTCTTGGCAGCTGAGGAGGTGCTCATCTTCACATGGCCAGTGAGGTAGCTCAGCAGGTTGGAGGCCACACCTTTGTACGCAAACCTCTCCACACTCGCCACCACTGCATCCATTTCATATC belongs to Musa acuminata AAA Group cultivar baxijiao chromosome BXJ3-5, Cavendish_Baxijiao_AAA, whole genome shotgun sequence and includes:
- the LOC103985528 gene encoding protein NRT1/ PTR FAMILY 5.8, encoding MALEKNSRGLSKSCILIIVVASVERFAYKGVASNLLSYLTGHVKMSTSSAAKSVSTWIGVTSMLPLVSAILADSYWDRYSTIMASSLLYVIGLVGLTSWALLCAWMPTSSLFLPLYLISIGQGGYNPSLQAFGADQLEVEDDHLPCGEEEGKSDKKSLFFQWWYFGICSGSLLGNSVMSYIQDTVGWGLGFAIPTAAMAISVACFLCGSRFYVNKQLKIPNSPIQSIIQAVKLAVMRGAKSKTLSLPPGDDAVELELQEKPLREDSDRCDDMAGEAPGVAKTILRLLPIWTMLLMFAVIFQQPVTFFTKQGMMMRRSIGSSFVIPPAMLQSAITISIILIMPLYDKLIIPFLRLLTRREKGIDVLQRIGIGMCVSIVAMVVAAVVESKRRTHESLRVDSQRLTIFWLLPQYVLLGISDVFTVVGMQEFFYMQVPTTMRTIGIGLYLSVFGVGSFLSALLITVLELTSNTRGKSHGWFSDDAREARLDKYYWILALLSSISFLMFAYLCRYYSH